Proteins from one Faecalibacterium sp. I3-3-33 genomic window:
- a CDS encoding precorrin-8X methylmutase, translated as MTPQHHLPADIERTSLSIITAELDTLGLTPPPETAAVVKRVIHTTADFDYARNLRFTPGAVAAGVAALQAAAPIVTDTNMALSGITKPGLARLGGTALCYMADPEVAALAKENGTTRAVASMQKAAAEHPGAILAVGNAPTALLTIADLIETAGLRPALVIGVPVGFVNVVESKERLFEVCTAHGVPAIVAMGRKGGSNVSAAICNALVYSAAGMLDPTDRGWK; from the coding sequence ATGACCCCGCAGCACCATCTGCCCGCCGATATCGAACGGACAAGCCTTTCCATCATCACCGCAGAGCTGGACACACTGGGTCTGACCCCGCCGCCGGAGACTGCCGCTGTGGTCAAGCGGGTGATCCACACCACCGCAGATTTCGACTACGCCCGTAATCTGCGGTTTACCCCCGGCGCGGTGGCGGCGGGCGTGGCGGCGCTGCAAGCCGCTGCTCCCATCGTTACCGACACCAACATGGCGCTTTCCGGCATTACAAAGCCGGGGCTTGCACGGCTGGGCGGCACGGCACTGTGCTACATGGCAGACCCGGAGGTGGCCGCGCTGGCAAAAGAAAACGGCACCACCCGGGCGGTGGCATCCATGCAAAAAGCCGCCGCCGAGCATCCCGGTGCCATCCTTGCGGTGGGCAACGCACCCACGGCGCTGCTGACCATCGCCGACCTGATCGAAACCGCCGGGCTGCGCCCTGCGCTGGTCATCGGGGTGCCGGTGGGCTTTGTGAACGTGGTGGAAAGCAAGGAGCGGCTGTTTGAGGTGTGCACCGCCCACGGCGTGCCCGCCATTGTTGCCATGGGGCGTAAGGGCGGCAGTAACGTTTCCGCCGCCATCTGCAACGCGCTGGTGTATTCCGCCGCCGGGATGCTGGACCCCACCGACCGGGGATGGAAATAA
- a CDS encoding cobyric acid synthase, which yields MSRAKCIMVQGTMSGAGKSLLCTALCRIFAQDGYRVAPFKSQNMALNSFVTRDGLEMGRAQVVQAQAAGMEPDVRMNPILLKPSSDVGSQVIVNGEVRGQMPAAAYFKLKKSLIPDILAAYNSLAKEVDIIVIEGAGSPAEINLKADDIVNMGLAKLVDAPVLLAGDIDRGGVFAQLYGTVELLEPAERARIKGLVINKFRGDAAILKPGLTMLEEKTHLPVLGVVPYLRVDIEDEDSLSSRLESNTAVKPLDAAILRLPHISNFTDFMPLEQHPLLSVRYVQSPRQLGAPDVVILPGTKNTIDDLLWLRQCGLEAAVQKLAASGTPVLGVCGGYQMLGETLADPEGTESGRSQTVRGLGLLPIQTVFTDAKHRTQDTATVTAPQLAGAVLTGYQIHTGRTTVQGVPFCRLADGSAEGCVQGNVAGTYLHGLFDTGELTEKLVQLLCSRKGISPAEAPLLSMEEYRQQQFDLLADGVRKALDMNALYAAMGLEGRNTV from the coding sequence ATGAGCCGGGCAAAATGTATCATGGTACAGGGCACGATGAGCGGAGCAGGCAAAAGCCTGCTATGCACCGCGCTGTGCCGTATTTTTGCACAGGACGGCTACCGGGTAGCCCCCTTTAAAAGCCAGAACATGGCGCTGAACAGCTTTGTCACCCGGGACGGGCTAGAGATGGGCCGGGCACAGGTGGTGCAGGCACAGGCCGCCGGCATGGAACCGGATGTGCGCATGAACCCCATTCTGCTCAAACCCAGCAGCGATGTGGGCAGCCAGGTCATCGTGAACGGCGAGGTACGCGGACAGATGCCCGCAGCCGCCTACTTCAAGCTGAAAAAGAGCCTGATCCCGGACATTTTAGCCGCGTATAACAGTCTGGCCAAAGAGGTGGACATCATCGTTATTGAGGGCGCAGGCAGCCCGGCAGAGATCAATTTAAAGGCGGATGATATCGTCAATATGGGGCTGGCAAAGCTGGTGGATGCTCCGGTGCTGCTGGCGGGAGATATCGACCGGGGCGGCGTGTTTGCGCAGCTGTACGGCACGGTAGAACTGCTGGAGCCCGCCGAGCGGGCACGCATCAAAGGGCTGGTCATCAACAAGTTCCGGGGCGATGCCGCCATCCTGAAGCCAGGCCTTACCATGCTGGAGGAAAAGACCCATCTGCCCGTGCTGGGCGTTGTGCCCTACCTGCGGGTGGATATCGAGGACGAGGACTCCCTCTCCTCCCGGCTGGAAAGCAACACCGCTGTCAAGCCGCTGGACGCTGCCATTCTGCGGCTGCCGCATATCTCCAATTTTACAGATTTTATGCCGCTGGAACAGCACCCGCTGCTGAGCGTGCGGTATGTGCAAAGCCCCCGGCAGCTGGGCGCACCGGATGTGGTCATTCTGCCGGGCACTAAAAACACCATAGACGACCTGCTCTGGCTGCGGCAGTGCGGGCTGGAAGCTGCGGTGCAGAAACTGGCAGCTTCCGGCACGCCGGTGCTGGGCGTGTGCGGCGGCTACCAGATGTTGGGCGAGACCCTTGCCGACCCCGAGGGCACTGAGAGCGGACGCAGCCAGACCGTGCGCGGGCTGGGGCTGCTGCCCATCCAGACGGTGTTTACGGATGCAAAGCACCGCACACAGGATACCGCCACCGTCACCGCGCCGCAGCTGGCAGGGGCAGTGCTGACCGGTTACCAGATCCATACCGGGCGCACCACTGTGCAGGGTGTGCCCTTCTGCCGCCTTGCAGACGGCAGCGCCGAGGGCTGCGTGCAGGGCAACGTGGCGGGCACTTATCTGCACGGCCTGTTTGACACCGGGGAGCTGACCGAAAAGCTGGTGCAGCTGCTGTGCAGCCGCAAGGGCATCTCCCCTGCCGAGGCGCCGCTGCTCTCCATGGAGGAGTACCGGCAGCAGCAGTTTGACCTGTTGGCGGACGGCGTGCGCAAGGCGCTGGACATGAACGCCCTGTACGCCGCCATGGGACTGGAAGGGAGGAACACCGTATGA
- the cobD gene encoding threonine-phosphate decarboxylase CobD, which translates to MMQLVHGGDWAGYRAQYGQDALDFSANVSPLGLPEGVAKAITAALTTADRYPDPLCRALRAKLAVHEKVPAEQILCGNGAADLIFRLVWAAKPRTALLPAPTFAEYAAALETAGCTVRRHFLRENEDFAVTEAFVSAVDEDTDMVFLCQPNNPTGQLTPLALVEALVRRCEACSALLVVDECFLDFLPESEALSAKKLLASQNLIILKAFTKLYGMAGVRLGYCLCSNIALLDKMQTAGQPWAVSSLAQAAGLAALDETAYVARVQELIAEQRPVLRDGLRALGLRVLHGSANYLLFQASETLSDSLRQRGIVLRSCGNYPGLDGSWYRTAVRTAPENQQLLKALQEVLA; encoded by the coding sequence ATGATGCAGCTTGTACATGGCGGCGACTGGGCGGGTTACCGGGCGCAGTACGGACAGGACGCGCTGGACTTTTCGGCCAATGTCAGCCCGCTGGGACTGCCGGAGGGGGTGGCAAAGGCCATCACCGCCGCGCTTACCACCGCAGACCGCTACCCCGACCCCCTCTGCCGCGCTCTGCGGGCAAAGCTGGCAGTGCACGAGAAGGTGCCTGCAGAGCAGATCCTTTGCGGCAACGGCGCGGCAGACCTCATCTTCCGGCTGGTGTGGGCGGCAAAGCCCCGCACCGCGCTGCTGCCCGCCCCTACCTTTGCGGAATATGCCGCCGCGCTGGAAACGGCTGGCTGCACCGTCCGGCGGCATTTTCTGCGCGAGAACGAAGATTTCGCAGTGACGGAAGCCTTTGTTTCCGCTGTGGACGAGGACACCGACATGGTATTCCTCTGCCAGCCCAATAACCCTACCGGGCAGCTGACGCCGCTAGCACTGGTGGAGGCGCTGGTGCGCCGTTGCGAGGCTTGCAGTGCGCTGTTGGTGGTGGATGAGTGCTTTCTGGACTTTTTGCCGGAAAGCGAAGCACTGTCTGCCAAAAAGCTGCTGGCAAGCCAGAACCTTATCATCCTGAAAGCCTTTACAAAGCTGTACGGCATGGCCGGGGTGCGGCTGGGCTACTGCCTGTGCAGCAACATCGCCCTACTGGACAAAATGCAGACTGCCGGGCAACCGTGGGCAGTTTCCAGCCTTGCACAGGCGGCGGGGCTGGCGGCGCTGGACGAGACCGCCTATGTAGCACGGGTGCAAGAATTGATTGCAGAGCAGCGTCCTGTTTTGCGGGATGGTTTGCGTGCACTGGGGCTGCGGGTGCTGCATGGCAGTGCGAATTATCTACTGTTTCAGGCATCGGAAACACTGAGCGACAGCCTGCGGCAGCGCGGCATCGTGCTGCGCAGCTGTGGCAATTACCCCGGGTTAGACGGCAGCTGGTACCGTACCGCCGTGCGCACCGCGCCGGAAAATCAGCAGCTTTTAAAAGCCTTACAGGAGGTGCTTGCATGA
- the cbiB gene encoding adenosylcobinamide-phosphate synthase CbiB: protein MIGYAVLGGFVLDAIFGDPAWLPHPVVYMGKAISVLEKGLRARLPKTPEGELWGGRILALCLPVGTFALTSLVCIGAAALHPLLGLAVQMFWCGQALAAKGLVQESMNVYRELTKPDLPAARTAVSRIVGRDTQALTAEGVTKAAVETVAENASDGVIAPLFYMLLGGAPLALTYKAINTMDSMVGYKNTQYLYFGRAAAKLDDVANYLPSRIAALLWVVAAALTGNDARSAWRIWRRDRRNHASPNSAQTESACAGALNVQLAGPAYYFGEYYKKPTIGDAVRPIEPEDIRRADRMMYAESLLALALGLVIRGIL from the coding sequence ATGATCGGCTACGCGGTACTGGGCGGTTTTGTGCTGGACGCCATTTTCGGCGACCCCGCGTGGCTGCCGCACCCGGTAGTGTACATGGGCAAGGCCATCTCTGTGCTGGAAAAAGGGCTGCGCGCCCGTCTGCCCAAAACGCCGGAAGGTGAGCTTTGGGGCGGGCGCATTCTAGCTTTATGTCTGCCGGTGGGCACCTTTGCGCTTACGAGCCTTGTCTGCATTGGAGCCGCTGCCCTGCACCCGCTGCTGGGGCTGGCAGTGCAGATGTTCTGGTGCGGACAGGCACTGGCGGCAAAGGGGCTTGTGCAGGAGAGCATGAACGTTTACCGGGAGCTGACAAAGCCCGACCTGCCCGCTGCCCGCACTGCCGTGAGCCGCATCGTGGGGCGGGATACGCAGGCATTGACCGCCGAGGGCGTGACCAAGGCCGCTGTGGAAACGGTTGCCGAAAACGCCAGCGACGGCGTGATTGCGCCGCTGTTCTATATGCTGCTGGGCGGCGCTCCGCTGGCGCTGACTTATAAAGCTATCAACACCATGGACAGCATGGTGGGCTACAAAAACACGCAGTATCTCTATTTTGGCCGTGCGGCGGCAAAACTGGACGATGTTGCAAACTACCTGCCCAGCCGCATTGCCGCCCTGCTGTGGGTAGTCGCTGCCGCTCTGACCGGAAACGATGCCCGCAGCGCGTGGCGCATCTGGCGGCGGGACCGCCGCAACCATGCCAGCCCCAACAGCGCCCAGACCGAGAGCGCCTGCGCCGGTGCACTGAACGTGCAGCTGGCGGGGCCTGCCTACTATTTTGGTGAATACTACAAAAAGCCCACCATCGGCGATGCCGTGCGTCCCATTGAGCCGGAGGATATCCGCCGCGCGGACCGCATGATGTACGCTGAAAGCCTGCTGGCGCTGGCGCTTGGGCTGGTGATACGAGGTATTTTATGA
- a CDS encoding histidine phosphatase family protein, protein MLIYLLRHGLTEYNAEKRYQGQRDIPLSAAGRAMLCRADISPKTVYITPLCRTRQTAEVLFPGAKLVEIDGLKEMCFGSFEGRNYIEMEHDPDYLAWVAANCESPCPDGETKAAFCERICAAFSALVDKALADGEEMLVILAHGGTQMAAMERYALPHKDYYEWCAPNAGGFVLDARDWAAKRVLHLLKTVQYTKEAQA, encoded by the coding sequence ATGCTGATCTATTTATTACGTCACGGGCTGACCGAATACAACGCCGAAAAGCGCTATCAGGGGCAGCGGGATATCCCGCTTTCTGCCGCCGGGCGTGCAATGCTGTGCCGGGCGGACATTTCCCCCAAGACCGTGTACATCACTCCCCTTTGCCGCACCCGGCAGACTGCTGAGGTGCTGTTCCCGGGGGCAAAGCTTGTAGAAATAGACGGGCTGAAGGAGATGTGCTTTGGCAGCTTTGAGGGGAGAAATTATATCGAGATGGAGCACGACCCGGACTATCTTGCATGGGTAGCCGCCAACTGCGAAAGTCCCTGCCCGGACGGCGAGACCAAGGCCGCATTTTGTGAGCGCATTTGCGCCGCCTTTTCCGCACTGGTGGATAAAGCCCTTGCGGACGGCGAGGAGATGCTGGTCATCTTAGCCCACGGCGGCACCCAAATGGCTGCCATGGAACGCTATGCCCTGCCCCACAAGGATTATTACGAATGGTGCGCTCCCAACGCCGGCGGTTTTGTGCTGGATGCACGGGACTGGGCGGCAAAGCGGGTGCTGCATCTTTTAAAGACCGTGCAGTACACAAAGGAGGCGCAGGCATGA
- a CDS encoding bifunctional adenosylcobinamide kinase/adenosylcobinamide-phosphate guanylyltransferase, whose protein sequence is MILITGPLYSGKRTFARTLPGRCIADAQQLAAGCKNNAELEKLADKLSAYDIVLSTEVGGGVVPIDPAERAARENAGRLACMLAARAACVVQMFCGIPTVLKGELPEC, encoded by the coding sequence ATGATCTTGATCACCGGGCCGCTGTACAGCGGCAAGCGCACCTTTGCCCGCACCCTGCCCGGCCGCTGCATCGCGGATGCGCAGCAGCTTGCCGCCGGGTGCAAAAATAACGCTGAACTTGAGAAACTCGCGGACAAATTATCCGCTTATGATATCGTGCTGTCCACCGAGGTGGGCGGCGGTGTGGTGCCCATAGACCCCGCCGAGCGTGCCGCGCGGGAAAACGCCGGGCGGCTGGCCTGTATGCTGGCGGCACGCGCTGCGTGCGTGGTGCAGATGTTCTGCGGCATCCCCACCGTTTTGAAAGGAGAATTGCCGGAATGCTGA
- a CDS encoding adenosylcobinamide-GDP ribazoletransferase yields the protein MIVLQTIAVAFAMFSAVPVPQFAWNEKNMRYALCAFPLVGLLCGALWCVCGVLPLPAPAQAAGFCLVPVWVTGGIHLDGYADTCDALASYGDREKKLEILKDPHCGAFAVIRLCSYFAAYLCLAACVQFTPRVGALWTLALVLERALSGLAVAAFPMAKNTGLAHTFATAADRTTVRNLLAVLTVLLCGALLALGGGALAAVAILLFLWYHHVAVQQLGGITGDLAGWFLQKTELWMLAALCACQWGGLL from the coding sequence ATGATCGTTTTGCAGACCATTGCGGTGGCCTTTGCCATGTTTTCGGCGGTGCCGGTGCCGCAGTTTGCGTGGAACGAAAAGAATATGCGGTATGCGCTGTGCGCCTTCCCGCTGGTAGGGCTTTTATGCGGGGCGCTGTGGTGCGTGTGCGGGGTGCTGCCCCTGCCTGCCCCGGCGCAGGCGGCAGGGTTTTGCCTTGTGCCGGTGTGGGTGACCGGCGGCATCCATCTGGACGGCTACGCCGACACCTGTGACGCCCTTGCCAGCTACGGCGACCGGGAAAAGAAGCTGGAAATTTTAAAGGATCCGCACTGCGGCGCCTTTGCCGTTATCCGGCTGTGCAGCTATTTTGCGGCTTATCTCTGCCTTGCCGCCTGCGTGCAGTTCACGCCCCGGGTGGGCGCACTGTGGACGCTGGCGCTGGTGCTGGAGCGGGCGCTTTCCGGCCTTGCGGTGGCTGCTTTTCCCATGGCGAAAAATACCGGCCTTGCCCACACTTTTGCAACTGCCGCCGACCGCACCACCGTGCGCAACCTGCTTGCCGTGCTGACGGTGCTGCTTTGCGGGGCGCTGCTTGCTTTGGGCGGCGGGGCACTGGCAGCAGTTGCAATTTTGCTGTTTTTGTGGTATCACCATGTAGCCGTACAGCAGCTGGGCGGCATTACCGGCGATTTGGCCGGGTGGTTTTTGCAAAAGACTGAGCTGTGGATGCTGGCGGCGCTGTGCGCCTGCCAATGGGGAGGGCTGTTATGA
- a CDS encoding bifunctional adenosylcobinamide kinase/adenosylcobinamide-phosphate guanylyltransferase has protein sequence MLTLVLGGAASGKSEYAEALVLCSALPRYYLATMQVWDAECAARVEKHRKMRAAKQFKTIECPLYLDAVHLPRRGTALLEDLGNLTANELYDPAGAGDAAAEHILQGLDALAAQCENLIVVSNEVFSGGADYVGDTDRYLLALARVNNALAARADAVVRVVCGIPVYYKGVEK, from the coding sequence ATGCTGACGCTGGTGCTGGGCGGTGCTGCCAGCGGCAAAAGCGAATACGCTGAAGCCCTTGTGCTGTGCAGTGCTTTGCCGCGGTACTACCTGGCAACCATGCAGGTGTGGGATGCCGAGTGCGCTGCCCGGGTGGAAAAGCACCGCAAAATGCGCGCTGCAAAACAGTTTAAGACCATCGAGTGCCCGCTGTATCTGGATGCTGTGCATCTGCCGCGCCGGGGCACAGCGCTGCTGGAGGACTTGGGCAACCTGACCGCCAACGAGCTGTACGACCCCGCCGGGGCTGGTGATGCCGCCGCCGAGCACATTTTGCAGGGGCTGGACGCCCTTGCCGCGCAGTGCGAAAATTTGATCGTTGTCTCCAACGAGGTGTTCAGCGGCGGCGCGGACTATGTTGGGGACACCGACCGCTATTTGCTGGCGCTGGCGCGGGTGAACAACGCCCTTGCCGCCCGGGCAGACGCCGTGGTGCGGGTGGTGTGTGGCATTCCTGTGTATTATAAAGGAGTGGAAAAATGA
- the cobT gene encoding nicotinate-nucleotide--dimethylbenzimidazole phosphoribosyltransferase, with protein sequence MTEAELMQLLAAITPPDEAARAAAHAHWASLAKPLGGLGALETMLEDAAALTGTAQFDFSRRAVAVLCADNGVVAQGVSQTDQSVTRTVAENLAARRTSVCRMAQAAHCDVLPVDMGIAGAPVPGVRDCRIAAGTADFTKGPAMTRAEAVEAIGRGIALTRQLAAEGYGLVATGEMGIGNTTTSSAVAAVLLAQPVQTMTGRGAGLSDAGLTRKVDAIRRGIACNSPDPDDALDVLSKLGGFDIAGLCGMFLGGALAGVPVLMDGFISGVAALGAVRLCPAAAKAVFASHCSTEPAARLVLEALGKTPLLTAGLHLGEGTGAVASIPLWDMALAVYEGCYSFAEGGIAPYTPQC encoded by the coding sequence ATGACCGAAGCTGAACTGATGCAGCTGCTTGCTGCCATCACCCCGCCGGACGAAGCCGCCCGCGCCGCCGCCCATGCCCACTGGGCAAGCCTTGCCAAACCCTTGGGCGGGCTGGGTGCACTGGAGACGATGCTGGAGGATGCCGCCGCACTTACCGGCACGGCGCAGTTTGATTTTTCCCGCCGGGCGGTGGCGGTGCTCTGCGCGGACAATGGCGTGGTGGCGCAGGGCGTAAGCCAGACCGACCAGAGCGTGACCCGCACCGTAGCCGAAAACCTTGCCGCGCGGCGCACCAGCGTCTGCCGGATGGCGCAGGCGGCGCACTGCGATGTGCTGCCGGTGGATATGGGCATTGCCGGTGCGCCGGTGCCCGGCGTGCGGGACTGCCGCATTGCCGCCGGAACTGCGGACTTTACCAAAGGCCCCGCCATGACACGCGCCGAGGCGGTGGAGGCCATTGGCCGGGGCATCGCCCTGACCCGGCAGCTTGCCGCCGAGGGCTACGGGCTGGTGGCTACCGGCGAGATGGGCATTGGCAACACTACCACCTCCAGCGCCGTGGCTGCCGTGCTGCTGGCACAGCCGGTGCAGACTATGACCGGGCGTGGTGCGGGGCTTTCCGATGCAGGGCTTACCCGCAAGGTGGATGCCATCCGCAGGGGCATTGCCTGCAACAGTCCCGACCCTGATGACGCCTTGGACGTACTGAGCAAGCTGGGCGGCTTTGATATCGCCGGGCTGTGCGGGATGTTTCTGGGCGGGGCACTGGCGGGTGTGCCCGTGCTGATGGATGGTTTCATCAGCGGGGTGGCGGCGCTGGGCGCCGTGCGGCTGTGCCCGGCAGCGGCAAAGGCCGTGTTTGCCAGCCACTGCTCCACAGAGCCTGCCGCCCGGCTGGTACTGGAAGCGCTGGGCAAAACGCCCCTGCTTACCGCCGGGCTGCATCTGGGCGAGGGTACCGGCGCAGTGGCCAGCATCCCGCTGTGGGACATGGCGCTGGCAGTGTACGAGGGGTGCTATTCCTTTGCGGAGGGCGGCATTGCGCCGTATACACCCCAATGCTGA
- a CDS encoding cobyrinate a,c-diamide synthase, translating to MMQFLIAAPRSGSGKTTVTCAVLTALQRRGADPCAFKCGPDYIDPMFHRSALGVESHNLDLYLSAPDTVHTLYARYATGHGAAVCEGAMGFYDGQGLTTRASAWELADTLALPVLLVVQPKGASITLAAELRGLLQFRTPSHIAGLLLNDCSDSLYKTLRPMLEAETGLPVVGYLPHLPGCAIESRHLGLKTAGEIVDLQQKLGRLADALVLDWAQLAALTDCPAPAAPQLAAPCAPTVRIAVAQDEAFCFAYAETLDALRDAGAELVFFSPLRDAALPENISGLYLPGGYPELYARQLSENCALRAAIRDAVQEGLPTAAECGGFLYLGQALEGTDGKVYPMAGALPGSGHNAGRLVRFGYAAMTAKADSMLFRTGEALPIHEFHHWDSSENGADFSVRKTEKRQWKCGFANAHLYAGFPHLYWAGTALPRRFVQAAQHFLKHKG from the coding sequence ATGATGCAGTTTCTCATCGCCGCGCCGCGCTCCGGCAGCGGCAAGACCACCGTTACCTGTGCTGTGCTTACCGCCTTGCAGCGGCGCGGGGCTGATCCCTGTGCCTTCAAGTGCGGGCCGGACTACATCGACCCCATGTTCCACCGCAGCGCGCTAGGGGTAGAAAGCCACAACTTAGATCTCTACCTCTCTGCCCCGGATACGGTGCACACACTTTACGCCCGCTACGCCACCGGGCACGGCGCTGCCGTATGCGAGGGTGCCATGGGCTTTTACGATGGGCAGGGGCTGACCACACGCGCAAGTGCATGGGAACTGGCCGACACGCTTGCCCTGCCGGTGCTGCTGGTGGTGCAGCCCAAAGGGGCAAGCATCACCCTTGCCGCCGAGCTGCGGGGGCTTTTGCAGTTCCGCACGCCCAGCCATATCGCGGGCCTATTACTCAATGATTGCTCTGATTCTTTATACAAAACGCTGCGGCCGATGCTGGAAGCCGAGACCGGGTTGCCGGTGGTGGGGTATCTGCCCCATCTGCCGGGGTGCGCCATCGAGAGCCGCCACCTCGGGCTGAAAACCGCCGGGGAGATCGTAGACTTACAGCAAAAACTGGGGCGATTAGCTGATGCTCTTGTGCTGGACTGGGCACAGCTGGCGGCGCTGACCGACTGCCCTGCCCCAGCTGCGCCGCAGCTTGCCGCACCGTGCGCACCCACCGTCCGCATTGCTGTGGCGCAGGATGAAGCCTTCTGCTTTGCCTACGCCGAAACGCTGGATGCCTTGCGGGACGCGGGTGCAGAGCTTGTGTTTTTCAGCCCGCTGCGGGATGCCGCCCTGCCGGAAAATATCAGCGGGCTGTACCTGCCCGGGGGCTACCCGGAGCTGTACGCCCGGCAGCTGAGCGAGAACTGCGCCCTGCGTGCTGCCATCCGGGACGCTGTGCAAGAGGGTCTGCCCACCGCTGCCGAGTGCGGCGGCTTTCTGTACCTAGGGCAGGCGTTGGAGGGCACGGACGGCAAGGTTTACCCCATGGCGGGTGCGCTGCCGGGCAGCGGGCACAACGCCGGGCGGCTGGTGCGCTTTGGCTATGCCGCTATGACGGCAAAGGCCGACAGTATGCTTTTCCGCACCGGAGAAGCGCTGCCCATCCATGAATTCCACCACTGGGATTCCTCCGAGAATGGCGCAGACTTTTCTGTGCGCAAAACCGAAAAAAGGCAGTGGAAATGCGGCTTTGCAAACGCGCATTTGTATGCCGGTTTCCCGCATCTTTACTGGGCGGGCACTGCCCTGCCCCGCCGCTTTGTACAAGCAGCGCAGCACTTTTTAAAACACAAAGGATGA
- the cbiE gene encoding precorrin-6y C5,15-methyltransferase (decarboxylating) subunit CbiE, with translation MISLIGMGSGCPENLTAQGLAALQGAGLILGAKRLLEHLPVGCTDNCKAVYKSEEILACLAAQPDTDTAVLYSGDTGFYSGAAKLLPLLRAMGYSVRVLPGLSSVQLLAAAVGRPWQDWKLVSAHGRTCDPVAEVLTHPQVFFLTGGGDSPATLCAKLTASGLGAAHALVGENLGTPVETIRFGLARELAAQSFAPLSVLLIEREALPPRRTPGLPDDAFIRGAVPMTKQEVRAAALAKLAVTPTDTLWDVGAGTGSVSVELALAAPAGQVYAVECDPEACILIQKNREKFAAYNLTLIEGKAPEALDALPAPDAVFIGGTKGNMDAVIDVVLHKNPDAQLCIAAIALETLSTAVAALTAHGLSAEVTQIAVSRTKAAGSLHLLMANNPVFLITGTRT, from the coding sequence ATGATCTCTCTGATCGGAATGGGCTCCGGCTGCCCGGAAAACCTGACCGCACAGGGGCTGGCTGCGCTGCAAGGCGCAGGGCTCATTCTTGGGGCAAAGCGCCTGCTGGAGCATTTACCGGTGGGGTGCACTGATAACTGCAAAGCCGTGTATAAATCCGAGGAAATTCTTGCCTGTCTTGCCGCACAGCCAGATACCGACACCGCTGTTTTGTACAGCGGCGACACCGGGTTTTACTCCGGTGCGGCAAAGCTGTTACCCCTGCTGCGGGCTATGGGATACTCTGTCCGGGTGCTGCCCGGGCTTTCCAGTGTGCAGCTTTTAGCCGCCGCTGTGGGACGCCCTTGGCAGGACTGGAAACTGGTGTCGGCACATGGCCGTACCTGCGACCCGGTGGCTGAGGTTTTGACGCATCCGCAGGTGTTTTTCCTCACCGGCGGCGGGGATAGCCCTGCCACGCTGTGCGCCAAGCTGACCGCCTCCGGGCTGGGCGCTGCCCACGCCCTTGTGGGCGAAAACCTTGGCACGCCGGTGGAAACCATCCGGTTTGGCCTTGCCCGGGAGCTGGCAGCGCAAAGCTTCGCACCGCTGAGCGTGCTACTCATCGAGCGGGAAGCCTTGCCGCCCCGCCGCACCCCCGGCCTGCCGGACGATGCTTTTATCCGGGGCGCTGTGCCTATGACAAAACAGGAGGTGCGCGCCGCCGCGCTGGCAAAGCTGGCAGTTACCCCCACGGATACCCTATGGGACGTGGGCGCGGGCACCGGCAGCGTGAGCGTGGAGCTGGCGCTTGCCGCCCCTGCCGGGCAGGTATATGCCGTGGAGTGCGACCCGGAGGCCTGTATACTTATCCAGAAAAACCGGGAGAAATTCGCAGCTTATAATCTAACCCTGATCGAGGGCAAAGCACCCGAAGCATTGGACGCGCTGCCCGCCCCGGATGCTGTATTCATCGGCGGCACAAAGGGCAATATGGACGCCGTTATAGACGTTGTGCTGCACAAAAATCCAGACGCGCAGCTGTGCATCGCCGCCATTGCGCTGGAAACGCTCAGCACAGCCGTGGCTGCTCTGACTGCACACGGGCTTTCTGCCGAGGTGACCCAGATTGCGGTCAGCCGCACAAAAGCGGCGGGCAGTCTGCACCTGCTGATGGCCAATAACCCAGTGTTTCTCATTACGGGGACACGGACATGA